From the Clostridium putrefaciens genome, one window contains:
- a CDS encoding recombinase family protein — MNKSVTVIPARRRVGNNVKKEDKQKLRVAAYCRVSTDSDEQATSYEAQIEHYTNFIQKNEEWEFAKIFADDGISGTNTKKREEFNRMIEECMAGNIDMIITKSISRFARNTLDCLKYIRLLKEKNIPVYFEKENINSLDSKGEILLTIMASLAQQESESLSKNVKLGLQFRYQNGEVQVNHNRFMGYTKDEEGHLIIEPTEAEIIKRIYLEYLQGSSLKQIGEGLESDGILTAAGKAKWRPETIKKILKNEKYIGDALLQKTYTVDVLTKKRVKNNGIVPQYYVENNHEAIIPRELYMQVQEEMVRRGNIRSGKGRKKRVYSSKYALSSIVYCGECGDIYRRVHWNNRGCKSIVWRCVSRLEGKGATCNSPTIKEEVLQQIVVDAINQTLSSKDDFLSTLQDNIDRVISEADHGATADMDAKLKDLQNELLRLANGKADYEGVAEEIYRVRELKQKTLIANAEREEKRQRIDEMAQFLKEQPYELEEYDEQLVRTLVEKVTIHEEKISIEFKSGVEVNVEM, encoded by the coding sequence ATGAATAAAAGCGTAACGGTTATTCCAGCACGAAGACGTGTAGGTAATAATGTGAAAAAGGAAGACAAGCAAAAACTCAGAGTCGCAGCGTACTGCCGGGTAAGTACCGACAGCGATGAGCAAGCTACAAGCTACGAGGCACAGATAGAGCATTACACCAATTTTATACAAAAAAATGAAGAATGGGAGTTTGCCAAGATTTTCGCTGATGATGGTATTTCAGGAACTAACACTAAAAAGCGTGAAGAATTTAATCGTATGATTGAGGAGTGTATGGCTGGTAACATAGACATGATTATTACTAAGTCCATCAGCCGATTTGCTAGGAATACTCTAGATTGCCTGAAATACATTAGATTATTAAAGGAAAAGAACATTCCCGTATACTTCGAAAAAGAAAATATCAATAGCTTAGATTCTAAGGGAGAGATTCTACTTACAATTATGGCGAGCCTTGCACAGCAGGAATCGGAATCTTTAAGCAAGAACGTAAAGTTGGGATTGCAGTTCCGATACCAAAACGGTGAGGTACAGGTGAACCACAATCGTTTTATGGGATATACCAAAGATGAGGAAGGCCACCTGATTATTGAACCTACTGAGGCAGAAATTATAAAGCGGATTTATTTAGAGTATCTGCAAGGATCAAGCCTTAAACAAATCGGAGAAGGTTTGGAATCAGATGGTATCCTAACTGCAGCAGGAAAAGCAAAATGGAGACCAGAAACTATAAAGAAAATCTTAAAAAATGAGAAATACATCGGTGATGCCCTTTTGCAGAAGACATATACAGTAGATGTACTTACGAAAAAGAGAGTTAAGAATAATGGTATTGTTCCACAGTATTATGTAGAAAATAACCATGAAGCCATCATACCCCGAGAACTTTATATGCAGGTGCAGGAAGAAATGGTGCGAAGGGGCAATATTAGAAGTGGTAAAGGTAGAAAGAAAAGGGTTTATAGTAGCAAGTATGCTTTATCCAGCATTGTTTATTGCGGAGAGTGCGGCGATATTTATCGGAGAGTCCATTGGAATAATAGAGGGTGCAAGTCTATTGTATGGAGATGCGTTAGTCGCTTAGAAGGTAAGGGGGCTACCTGCAACTCACCAACAATAAAAGAAGAGGTGCTGCAACAAATAGTTGTAGATGCAATTAATCAAACACTTTCTAGCAAAGATGACTTCCTTAGTACCTTGCAAGATAATATTGATAGAGTGATAAGTGAAGCAGACCATGGAGCTACAGCTGATATGGATGCTAAACTAAAAGATCTACAAAATGAACTTCTCAGACTGGCAAATGGTAAGGCAGATTACGAGGGAGTGGCTGAGGAGATATATAGGGTAAGGGAACTGAAGCAGAAGACGCTGATTGCAAATGCAGAACGTGAAGAGAAAAGGCAAAGAATTGATGAGATGGCACAGTTCCTAAAAGAGCAGCCCTATGAATTAGAGGAATACGATGAACAGCTGGTAAGAACGCTTGTTGAGAAGGTTACGATCCATGAGGAAAAAATTAGTATAGAATTCAAATCAGGTGTTGAAGTTAATGTAGAGATGTAA
- a CDS encoding recombinase: MAHIPYGYKIIDGKAVVDEEQAENIRNFYKGYISGLALKVAAKNAGLKLYHSSAGRMLRNRHYLGDDFYPDIIDKEIFDKAEEIRIVRASSLGRIRELEKQEKPEVRVRFTMPKVQLKYTDPFEQAKYAYGLIESEVIENE; encoded by the coding sequence ATGGCGCATATACCTTATGGGTACAAAATCATAGACGGAAAAGCAGTGGTTGATGAAGAACAAGCTGAAAATATTAGAAATTTTTACAAAGGATATATTTCCGGCTTGGCACTTAAGGTAGCTGCTAAAAATGCAGGATTAAAGTTATACCATAGTAGTGCTGGTAGGATGCTTAGAAACAGGCATTATCTTGGAGATGATTTCTACCCTGACATAATTGATAAAGAAATATTTGATAAAGCTGAAGAAATAAGAATTGTAAGAGCGAGTTCTCTTGGAAGAATTCGAGAACTTGAAAAGCAGGAAAAGCCAGAGGTAAGGGTGCGTTTTACTATGCCAAAGGTTCAATTAAAATATACGGATCCATTTGAACAGGCTAAATATGCATATGGATTGATAGAAAGTGAGGTGATAGAAAATGAATAA
- a CDS encoding recombinase family protein → MKRITKIEDNKVLSVKKKIRVAAYCRVSTASDEQLISLEAQKVHYENYIKANDEWEYAGLYYDEGITGTKKEKRRGLLSMIADCERGKIDLVITKSISRFCRNTTDCLELVRKLLELNVYINFEKENLNTGSMESELMLSILSGLAESESVSISENEKWSIKKRFQNGTFIISYPPYGYANINGEMVIVPEQAEVVRKIFVDTLAGKSTHAIAKELSECGVISKKGGKWTLGTINAIIRNEKYTGDVIFQKTYTDSSFNRHINYGEHDQYLCTNHHEAILSHEVFNKANEVMSQRGKEKGNGENTQRYQNRYGFSGKIRCGECGGIFKRRKHYKPSGNYVAWCCTGHIENKDACSMKYITDDSLKVTFLTMMNKLIFAHQMVLRPLLRSLQGLDDKDRLLEIQEYESKLEKNMEQRQVLTSLMASGLLEPALFNSENNTLIQEEEMLKAEKNKLMYSVSGDRTRFDALEKLIKFVSGSEMITDYDDEVFIAHVDRIKVVSREEIIFILKCGLELKERMA, encoded by the coding sequence ATGAAAAGGATAACAAAAATCGAAGATAACAAAGTGTTATCAGTCAAGAAAAAAATCCGTGTTGCTGCCTATTGCAGAGTATCTACAGCAAGTGATGAACAACTTATAAGCCTTGAAGCACAAAAGGTACATTATGAAAATTACATCAAAGCCAATGATGAATGGGAGTATGCAGGTCTTTATTATGACGAAGGCATAACAGGTACTAAGAAGGAAAAACGTAGAGGGCTACTTTCCATGATTGCTGACTGTGAGCGTGGGAAGATTGACCTTGTCATTACAAAGTCCATAAGCCGATTCTGCAGAAATACGACAGACTGTTTGGAACTGGTCAGAAAACTTTTAGAATTGAATGTCTACATCAATTTTGAAAAAGAGAATTTGAATACAGGCTCTATGGAAAGTGAATTGATGCTTTCTATATTGAGCGGTCTAGCTGAAAGTGAATCAGTATCCATTTCGGAAAATGAGAAATGGAGCATTAAGAAGCGCTTCCAGAACGGCACTTTCATTATTTCTTATCCTCCCTATGGATACGCAAACATAAATGGAGAAATGGTAATTGTGCCAGAGCAGGCAGAGGTAGTGAGGAAGATATTTGTAGATACACTTGCAGGAAAGAGTACCCATGCGATTGCAAAAGAGTTAAGTGAATGTGGTGTCATAAGTAAAAAAGGCGGTAAATGGACTCTCGGAACCATCAATGCGATTATTCGCAATGAGAAGTATACCGGAGATGTTATTTTCCAGAAAACATATACTGATAGCAGCTTTAATCGTCATATTAATTACGGAGAACATGACCAGTATTTGTGTACTAACCACCATGAGGCAATCTTAAGCCACGAGGTTTTTAACAAAGCTAATGAAGTTATGAGCCAGCGTGGTAAGGAAAAAGGCAATGGTGAGAATACCCAGCGTTATCAAAACCGTTATGGGTTTTCAGGGAAAATCAGATGTGGAGAGTGTGGAGGGATTTTTAAACGAAGAAAGCATTATAAACCAAGTGGTAATTATGTGGCTTGGTGTTGCACTGGGCACATTGAAAATAAGGATGCCTGCTCCATGAAATATATAACAGACGATAGCCTAAAGGTAACTTTTCTTACAATGATGAATAAGTTGATTTTTGCACATCAAATGGTGCTAAGACCGCTACTTCGCAGCTTGCAGGGGTTGGATGATAAAGACCGATTACTGGAGATACAAGAATACGAAAGCAAGCTTGAAAAGAATATGGAACAAAGGCAGGTACTTACAAGCCTAATGGCAAGTGGTCTTTTAGAACCTGCACTATTTAATAGCGAAAACAACACTTTGATTCAGGAAGAAGAAATGCTAAAGGCAGAAAAAAACAAGCTTATGTATTCTGTAAGCGGTGATAGAACAAGGTTTGATGCTTTAGAAAAGCTAATAAAATTTGTGTCTGGAAGTGAAATGATTACGGATTATGATGATGAAGTATTCATTGCCCACGTGGATAGAATTAAGGTGGTTTCAAGAGAGGAAATTATATTTATATTAAAATGTGGATTGGAACTTAAGGAAAGGATGGCATAA
- a CDS encoding SHOCT domain-containing protein — protein sequence MQVTKITEEQQMPISIKKVYTQEELQREYDYILAQKILKSILEKGLISVDEFNKITELNRKTFSPYLAEIMP from the coding sequence ATCACAGAGGAACAGCAGATGCCTATATCCATAAAGAAGGTATATACGCAGGAGGAATTACAGAGGGAATATGATTATATTCTTGCTCAGAAGATACTGAAATCTATACTTGAAAAGGGGTTAATAAGTGTAGATGAATTTAACAAAATCACAGAACTGAATCGTAAAACTTTCTCACCATATTTGGCAGAGATAATGCCATGA